In the genome of Trichoplusia ni isolate ovarian cell line Hi5 chromosome 23 unlocalized genomic scaffold, tn1 tig00003626_group22, whole genome shotgun sequence, one region contains:
- the LOC113506736 gene encoding LOW QUALITY PROTEIN: adipocyte plasma membrane-associated protein-like (The sequence of the model RefSeq protein was modified relative to this genomic sequence to represent the inferred CDS: inserted 3 bases in 3 codons): MGFIFNFIKKIIKTTLKLSLYFVIFVTAIVLIPNLPPYTKFTSIELTPLQPRVGPLAPNSALNNAERSFKGKFLGPEAFQVSNGELYTSLATGEIVKISPGGHVTFVTKIGQPCTGLVHEHICGRPLGFQIDEAGKFMYVADAYHGIWKVDLKTDKKQLLVSPTAEIEKRTPKLFNSLALGKNGDFYWTDSTSDFHLKDGVLSLFADPSGRLFYYDAAKNTSKVLLDDLWFPNGVVLSPNNDFVVFTETSRFRIMKYYIAGPKKGQSEVFVDGLPGVPDNVRVLPDGSGXLVGLYMVYDEXAPILLRSLSATPAVRKFVARLHRLIEIPXEQLNKLYPHIIFIGHFKSLAAFSPGMAGLLQIDWNGNIVAGYYNTDGTLGHISDAIVYNDKLYTGCPHLQDFLGTVPVPPLLKKAFETTKTAPKVESKPLKAKPVDQPPKPKAEETRKVEQPKTQPKPKVEEKPKDESKPKQEKPVETKPKQEKPKEQRPVETNLKNNPKHPGLLNNSPKPAQQPKPVEPAKPVEKAAPPAPPPPKPTPPPAKAEPAKVKPVQKTYGPSQKAPPKEPKKEATKVKSEAPKPVENIPKPINEEIPSDTIKPTKESLRVIKKGGPTEIPVPNQ, encoded by the exons ACCACCATACACAAAATTCACCAGCATTGA ATTAACCCCCTTACAACCAAGGGTTGGCCCTCTGGCTCCAAATAGTGCCTTAAATAATGCAGAAAGGTCATTCAAAGGCAAGTTTTTGGGACCGGAAGCCTTCCAAGTGTCAAATGGTGAACTGTACACAAGTCTTGCTACTGGAGAAATTGTGAAGATATCCCCTGGAGGCCATGTTACTTTTGTAACTAAGATAGGACAGCCATGCA ctGGGTTAGTACATGAACATATCTGTGGAAGACCCCTAGGTTTTCAGATTGATGAAGCTGGCAAGTTCATGTATGTAGCTGATGCGTACCATGGTATCTGGAAGGTAGATCTGAAGACTGACAAGAAACAGTTGCTAGTGTCTCCAACTGCAGAGATTGAGAAACGCACACCAAAACTGTTTAACTCCTTGGCACTGGGAAAGAATGGAGACTTCTACTGGACTGACTCTACCAGTGACTTCCATCTGAAGGATGGTGTACTCAGCTTGTTCGCCGACCCGTCAGGAAG attgttcTATTATGATGCAGCTAAGAACACCAGCAAAGTACTACTCGACGATCTATGGTTTCCGAATGGTGTAGTTTTGTCTCCTAACAACGATTTCGTGGTTTTCACCGAGACTTCTCGCTTCAGAATTATGAAGTACTATATTGCAGGCCCAAAAAAAGGGCAATCTGAAGTTTTCGTTGATGGATTACCag GTGTACCGGACAACGTGCGCGTGCTTCCCGATGGCTCGG GTCTCGTGGGGCTGTACATGGTGTACGATG GGGCCCCTATCCTCCTGCGGTCGCTGAGCGCCACTCCCGCCGTCAGGAAATTCGTTGCCCGCTTACATCGACTCATAGAAATTC TCGAACAACTCAACAAGCTGTATCCACACATAATTTTC ATTGGACATTTCAAAAGCCTGGCAGCGTTTAGTCCAGGCATGGCTGGTTTACTCCAAATAGACTGGAATGGAAACATTGTAGCAGGATACTACAATACCGACGGCACTTTAGGACATATTAGTGACGCTATTGTTTACAATGACAAACTGTACACAGGCTGTCCACATTTACAAGACTTTCTTGGAACAGTTCCAGTTCCACCACTTTTAAAGAAAGCATTCGAAACTACGAAAACCGCTCCTAAAGTTGAATCTAAGCCACTAAAAGCCAAGCCTGTTGACCAACCACCAAAACCGAAAGCTGAAGAAACACGTAAGGTTGAGCAACCCAAAACCCAGCCTAAGCCTAAGGTAGAAGAAAAACCCAAGGATGAATCCAAACCGAAACAAGAAAAACCAGTTGAAACTAAaccaaaacaagaaaaaccTAAAGAACAAAGACCTGTGGAAACTAACCTAAAGAACAACCCAAAGCACCCAGGCCTGTTGAACAA TTCACCCAAACCAGCCCAACAGCCTAAGCCTGTCGAACCTGCCAAACCGGTAGAAAAAGCAGCTCCTCCAGCTCCACCACCGCCCAAACCAACTCCGCCTCCCGCGAAAGCAGAACCCGCTAAAGTTAAGCCAGTTCAAA AAACCTACGGCCCCTCCCAGAAAGCGCCACCAAAAGAACCGAAAAAGGAAGCAACTAAGGTGAAATCAGAAGCCCCTAAACCTGTTGAAAACATACCCAAACCAATAAATGAGGAAATCCCGTCCGACACCATCAAGCCTACCAAGGAATCCCTGAGAGTGATTAAAAAGGGTGGTCCCACTGAGATCCCGGTACCCAATCAGTAA
- the LOC113506734 gene encoding transmembrane emp24 domain-containing protein 5-like: MSFFAILLFTTIFYTQCSAQSIYVSDVNIRIEPGSKTCLYETGKAGQMMEVYFQVLDGQHGDLDISFQVIDPNNVTIVSHYKSPENSIIMDLIVGGDYSFCLDNTYSLMNSKLVFIYILLEDKIPEHDGEAEVTTVDTNGEEQGEELEWEGVDEHGEKYFLKVANIADSLSLTLSHVVKSRRLLDIYAATKSRDSYMAFEDTFIVDAWSAFQITLVLIVGMIQVYMIKKLFVFLTLVIKVFTK, translated from the coding sequence ATGTCTTTTTTCGCCATccttttatttacaactattttttaCACACAATGTTCCGCTCAAAGTATTTACGTGAGTGACGTCAACATTAGAATAGAGCCAGGATCAAAAACATGCCTCTACGAAACCGGAAAAGCAGGACAAATGATGGAAGTGTACTTCCAGGTACTCGATGGACAACACGGCGACTTAGATATATCCTTTCAAGTCATCGACCCAAACAACGTTACAATCGTTTCGCATTACAAGAGTCCAGAAAACTCCATCATAATGGACCTAATAGTTGGCGGAGACTACTCATTCTGCTTGGACAACACATACAGTTTGATGAATTCTAAACTCGTGTTTATATATATCCTTTTAGAAGATAAGATTCCAGAGCACGACGGTGAGGCGGAGGTGACGACTGTGGACACCAATGGAGAGGAACAGGGGGAAGAGCTGGAGTGGGAAGGAGTCGATGAACATGGAGAAAAGTATTTCTTGAAAGTGGCGAACATAGCGGACTCGCTGTCGCTGACATTGTCCCACGTGGTAAAGTCGCGGCGCCTGCTAGACATATACGCGGCCACTAAGTCGCGCGACAGTTACATGGCCTTCGAAGACACCTTTATCGTCGACGCGTGGTCAGCTTTCCAAATAACTCTAGTGCTGATAGTAGGAATGATCCAAGTTTATATGATTAAGAAACTTTTTGTGTTCCTAACACTGGTTATAAAAGTGTTTACTAAATGA